From Nitrospirota bacterium:
ATAAAATAACTGTTCAGGCGTTGCAAATTTCTGTGCTTCATTGAAAAACCTCTGTTCTACTTCTTTGTTCCATAGTTTTTCCATATGGCTATTTTACCTTATTAGGCAGGGGTATTGCATATAATTCTATTCTTTTTATTTATATGTATCAATCAATATGCCCGATGGGTATTTACTGGTTTCATAGAGGGAATATAGCACATTTTAGCGTAAAGAATAAAGAGAAAAAATCATTTAAATCAATAGGAATAAATATGCGCTGCATGGTATTTTGTGGTAATAAAGACTAAAAACCAAGTCGGTATTTTATGGGAAGATTATCCTTGCTGTTTTAGGAGCACACTTCACAGGACATTGGATTGAGTTACAGGAAGCGCATGGGATGTGAGGAATGCAGCAAAATTGCAGCAGAAGGCATCCGATTTTAATCAGCGATTGAGATTATTGAAGGCAATCAGGTAAACTTTAGCTATGGAAATTCTTTTTGAAGTCAAAACATCCACAAGCAAAGTTATCAGGACTACTCAAAGCCACTGGGAGCTTATTGCAAAGTTAAAGCATCCGGAGATGGAGGGAAAAGAGGCAGAAGTTAAGAACTGTCTGTCCAATCCAGTCGAGATAAGAAAAAGTTCTGAAGCCCCTGATGTCTATTTATATTATTCGCCATATATGCAATACTATATCTGTGTAGTTGCAAAGCATTTAAACGGAGACGGCTTTATAATAACAGCATACATAACCGATAAGATAAAGGAAGGTGGAACTGTATGGAAAAGATAACAATAACCTTTGACAAGGTCGGCAATACACTTGATGTCTGGTTTGAAAAACCAAGGCCATGCATTAATGAAGAATTGGGTAACGGAGTTATCATCAAGAAAGACGAGAGCGGAGAGATTATAGGCTTTGAGAAAATAAATTATCTCAAACGGGAAAGGCCTGATAAAGTGCAATCAATTCCTTTAGAAGTAGCTGTTGTCTGAAAAACCACTGTAGCAAAAATGTAGCAAATTTGCAGCCGAAAATATCGCCTTTTAAAAGCACGATATTAATATTTTTTGTATCTATCCACTACCCTGTGGCTTCCAACTGTCAGGAGTGTGAGCTTTCCGCCTTCTCTCAGGAAGAAACACCTGTAATGAATGTCAACATAAAATTCCCATTCGCCGTTTAGTTTGTGTATTTTTAGGGATGGATGGGCTGGATTATGACTCAGGAACTTTAATTGTTTCTTGACCTTATTTTTGATCTCTTCCGGAAGTTTTTTATAAGCTTTTTCGAACTCTTCAGTGAGAACTATTTCTACTTGTCCAGCCATTTAACAGCATCTTTAACATCACTGAAGGTTTTTACTCTGCCATGTTTTATATCTTCTTTGGCCCTTTTAATGCTCTCCTGTGTTTCCCTGCGGTTGAATATCTCCATACTTCTTTCGAGTTCAAGAAACTGTCTGTAGATGTTATAAGGCAGTATCACCTCTAAAGGTTTCCCGTCCTTCCCAGTTATGAGCTTTGTTTTTTTCTCTATCTCTGCAATAGTCATCTTGGTATTTAGTATATCATTTTCTTTCAGAATTATCTCATCTTTTTCAGTAACCTTTCGTATAGCAAAAATGCAGCATAACTGCATCAGAAAATATCAGCAAACGCTGATAACACATTCATTTCATCAGACTCAGCAAAATATCAGCGAGTATTGCGAGGATTGAAAGTATGAAGATTATCGCATAGTTCAGGTCTTCGGGTGAGGATTTTATTGATGAGAGAAGATACAGAACTATCTCCCTGTCCTCTTCAGTGAGGCAGGCGTTGGCTTTCACCTTGTCAATAAGCTCAAAATCATCTATAGCCTTTTTCCTCTTCTTTGTTATTCTGTATCTGTAGAGAAAGAAAAAGCTGTATCCGATGATGCCTGTATACCACACAGGCCTTACCCATGAAGGCTCAAGATGCTGGAAAACTATAATTGCCCTGAATGCTATCGCAGAGATAAGGCCGATAACAAAGAAGCCATAGGTTATGTATTTTGGCAGGATATGCGGTCTTTTGTTCATGGATGGTTAATTATATCACAGGATGGTTTCATACACTGATGAGGCAGCCAGCGATGTTTCTGCAACTTAATCCTTTATTCCGATCTCAATCATCTTTGTTTTTATCTCCTTAATCCTGTCCCTTATTGCCGCTGCTCGTTCAAAATCAAGTTTCTTGGCAGCCTCTTTCATCTCCCCCTCAAGCCTTTTAAGCGTTTCATCGTCATATCCGTATCCTGCCTTTTCCTCTGCCGCAACAGGCACTGTCCAGTAATCCGATTCATAGATGGAGCTTAATATATCTTTTATATTGCTTTTAACAGTCTCAGGCGTAATATTCATGTCCCTATTGTACCTTTCCTGTATATTCCTCCGTCTGGTTGTCTCATCCAGAGTCCTTTTTATAGAGCTCGTTATTTTGTCAGCATACAGAATTGCTTCTCCATTTATATTCCGTGCTGCTCGTCCTACTGTCTGTATCAAAGAGCGCTCTGAACGGAGAAAGCCTTCTTTGTCGGCATCCAGTATCGCAACCAGCGACACCTCGGGAAGGTCCAGCCCTTCCCTGAGGAGGTTTACGCCTATCAGCACGTCAAATTCCCCGAGCCGCAGGTCCCTTATTATCTCAACACGCTCAAGCGTAGCTATGTCGGAATGCAGGTATCTTACCCTTATGCCGAGATTGGCATAGTAGTCGGTTAAGTCCTCTGCCATCTTTTTT
This genomic window contains:
- a CDS encoding DUF4258 domain-containing protein, with the protein product MEILFEVKTSTSKVIRTTQSHWELIAKLKHPEMEGKEAEVKNCLSNPVEIRKSSEAPDVYLYYSPYMQYYICVVAKHLNGDGFIITAYITDKIKEGGTVWKR
- a CDS encoding cytotoxin — encoded protein: MAGQVEIVLTEEFEKAYKKLPEEIKNKVKKQLKFLSHNPAHPSLKIHKLNGEWEFYVDIHYRCFFLREGGKLTLLTVGSHRVVDRYKKY
- a CDS encoding DUF2283 domain-containing protein translates to MEKITITFDKVGNTLDVWFEKPRPCINEELGNGVIIKKDESGEIIGFEKINYLKRERPDKVQSIPLEVAVV